Proteins encoded within one genomic window of Kibdelosporangium phytohabitans:
- a CDS encoding glycosyltransferase, whose translation MTAIAIALSLAWPVYNLFLAVFALRRPRPRPRQPEHTAGLHFWILVPGGDAWDAVFDSPRYPVRVLAVGRGADALDEACRAIRDVAADQGIERRTVIGVVDGQPEPGLIGEVAAYFGGRNVGAVQCRVRVPARGGLLGFLQDLESAVAGDAAQRARDLLSGVLLGANGQFVRLDVLARLGDRPWSGSLEHRIDQAGMAIRYATDAVVRQSVRPVRPGSWALAVVSGALAASAVVSGTYVWLSALLLPGLVWGLLHRVRFGGQPWHRTLGAAVLYPIYLGLRRASPACVTNAVPPSQPGLLPWAGDNPGLSARRP comes from the coding sequence ATGACCGCCATCGCCATAGCGCTGTCGCTGGCCTGGCCCGTGTACAACTTGTTCCTCGCGGTGTTCGCTCTGCGGCGCCCGCGTCCACGGCCGCGGCAGCCGGAGCACACGGCTGGTCTGCATTTCTGGATCCTGGTTCCCGGGGGTGACGCGTGGGACGCGGTGTTCGATTCGCCGCGGTACCCGGTGCGGGTCCTCGCTGTCGGCCGCGGTGCCGACGCGCTCGACGAGGCGTGTCGCGCGATCCGGGACGTGGCCGCTGACCAGGGTATCGAACGGCGGACCGTGATCGGTGTGGTCGACGGGCAACCGGAGCCGGGACTGATCGGGGAGGTCGCCGCGTACTTCGGCGGACGCAACGTCGGCGCGGTCCAGTGCCGGGTGCGGGTGCCCGCCCGCGGCGGTTTGCTCGGGTTTCTGCAGGACCTCGAGTCGGCGGTCGCCGGTGACGCGGCGCAACGCGCGCGTGATCTGCTGTCCGGCGTCCTGCTCGGCGCGAATGGTCAGTTCGTCCGGCTGGACGTGCTCGCCCGGCTCGGCGACCGGCCGTGGTCCGGTTCGCTCGAGCACCGGATCGACCAGGCCGGGATGGCCATCCGGTACGCCACCGACGCGGTCGTCCGCCAATCCGTGCGTCCTGTCCGGCCCGGCAGCTGGGCGCTCGCCGTGGTCTCGGGAGCACTCGCCGCGTCGGCGGTCGTGAGCGGCACGTATGTGTGGCTGAGTGCGTTGCTGCTCCCCGGCTTGGTCTGGGGTCTGCTGCACCGCGTGCGGTTCGGTGGCCAGCCGTGGCACCGCACGCTCGGCGCCGCTGTGCTGTATCCGATCTATCTGGGACTTCGCCGAGCATCGCCCGCTTGTGTGACAAATGCCGTTCCGCCGTCCCAGCCGGGGCTACTACCGTGGGCGGGTGACAATCCAGGTCTTTCTGCTCGACGACCATGA
- a CDS encoding response regulator: MTIQVFLLDDHEVVRKGVAALLGTNPDITVVGEASTAAEALAKVPALKPDVAVLDVRLPDGDGVQVCRDLRADMPDLKCLMLTSYSDDEALFESVMAGAAGYVLKEVRGGDLVRAIRTVAQGGSLLDPTATTRVLTRLRRGPTDKLADLTEQERKVLELIGEGLTNRQIAERLFLAEKTVKNYVSNLLAKLGMRRRTQAAVLATELKQNRRKN, from the coding sequence GTGACAATCCAGGTCTTTCTGCTCGACGACCATGAAGTCGTCCGCAAGGGTGTGGCGGCCCTGCTCGGCACGAACCCGGATATCACCGTGGTCGGTGAGGCGTCCACGGCGGCCGAGGCGCTGGCCAAGGTGCCCGCGCTGAAACCGGACGTCGCCGTGCTGGACGTGCGCCTGCCCGACGGTGACGGTGTCCAGGTGTGCCGTGACCTGCGCGCCGACATGCCGGACCTGAAATGCCTGATGCTCACGTCCTACTCCGACGACGAGGCCCTGTTCGAGTCGGTGATGGCGGGCGCCGCGGGATACGTCCTCAAGGAGGTCCGCGGCGGTGACCTGGTGCGTGCGATCCGGACGGTGGCGCAGGGCGGGTCGCTGCTGGACCCCACCGCGACCACCCGGGTGCTGACGAGGCTGCGCAGGGGCCCGACCGACAAGCTGGCGGACCTCACCGAGCAGGAGCGCAAGGTGCTCGAGCTGATCGGCGAAGGCCTGACCAACCGCCAGATCGCCGAGCGGTTGTTCCTCGCGGAGAAGACCGTGAAGAACTACGTGTCGAACCTGCTCGCCAAGCTCGGCATGCGACGCAGGACCCAGGCGGCTGTGCTGGCCACCGAACTCAAACAGAACCGGCGCAAGAACTAA
- a CDS encoding GAF domain-containing sensor histidine kinase — MGQKTPPDYARLLRESRRRESWLRASNEITAALLTGNGSDLQLVTSHARDVAGAPLAAIALPDDERPGTLVFHVVLGAEHLTGASIAMEGTASGRVFSSGTPLLIDNYGDAAATWQGDGGSVSPSDLKPLGSAAIVPLTAGDAILGVLLLCRLRDEPLFEQSDLDLLRNFAAHAALALRYAAARADQQRLVVFEDRDRIARDLHDLVIQRIYATGMALEAAAALVALDPEDAAARVRLAVDDLDQTIQEIRTTVFALQHPPSESLRSVVLAEIAAAVPTLGFKPSVGFTGPVGTSVHAEAGKQLLSVLREALSNVARHAHASAVAIEVACADDLVLRVTDNGVGTPASGRRSGLSNMSVRAARLGGSFHIAPADPGTELYWSVPLR; from the coding sequence GTGGGCCAGAAGACACCACCGGACTACGCCCGGCTGCTGCGGGAATCGCGGCGGCGCGAGTCCTGGCTGCGCGCGTCCAACGAGATCACCGCGGCTTTGTTGACAGGCAACGGATCCGACCTGCAATTGGTGACTTCCCACGCACGTGACGTGGCCGGCGCGCCGCTGGCGGCGATCGCGTTGCCCGACGACGAACGCCCGGGCACGCTCGTCTTCCACGTGGTCCTCGGCGCGGAACACCTGACCGGCGCGTCCATCGCCATGGAGGGCACCGCGTCCGGCCGGGTCTTCAGCTCGGGCACGCCGCTGCTGATCGACAACTACGGCGACGCCGCCGCGACGTGGCAGGGCGACGGCGGCTCGGTGTCGCCGTCGGACCTCAAACCGCTCGGGTCCGCCGCGATCGTCCCGCTGACCGCGGGCGACGCGATCCTCGGCGTCCTGCTGCTGTGCCGCCTGCGGGACGAGCCGCTGTTCGAACAGTCCGACCTGGACCTGCTGCGCAACTTCGCCGCACACGCCGCACTGGCGCTGCGGTACGCCGCCGCGCGGGCCGACCAGCAGCGGCTCGTGGTGTTCGAGGACCGCGACCGGATCGCCAGGGACCTGCACGACCTGGTCATCCAGCGGATCTACGCGACCGGGATGGCGCTGGAGGCGGCGGCCGCGCTGGTCGCGCTGGATCCCGAGGACGCCGCGGCCCGCGTCCGGCTCGCGGTCGACGACCTCGACCAGACCATCCAGGAGATCAGGACCACGGTCTTCGCGTTGCAGCACCCGCCGTCCGAGAGCCTGCGGTCAGTGGTCCTCGCCGAGATCGCGGCGGCCGTGCCGACGCTGGGGTTCAAGCCGTCCGTCGGATTCACCGGCCCGGTCGGCACATCGGTGCACGCCGAAGCGGGCAAGCAGCTGCTGTCGGTGCTGCGCGAAGCGCTGTCCAATGTGGCCAGACACGCGCACGCGAGCGCAGTGGCCATCGAGGTCGCGTGCGCTGACGACCTGGTCCTGCGGGTGACTGACAACGGCGTCGGTACACCGGCGAGCGGGCGCCGCAGTGGACTGAGCAACATGTCGGTCCGCGCGGCACGGCTCGGCGGCTCGTTCCACATCGCACCGGCCGACCCCGGGACCGAGCTGTACTGGTCGGTCCCGTTGCGTTAG
- a CDS encoding DUF2264 domain-containing protein yields MLSLGWHAPHEPTLQEYSGPASPYWASKVFVCPLADADHPLWNDEEAGTTADRVLAVPAPGFLIQVADGVARLHNHGSDHVKPHEGESAEDDDPLSGRLAYSTRTGPTAKANTADNHFSVVVDGGRSVRRRIRPLGAAANWAASWHRPVFASGPPMVPGRKAESVTVAEGATSCESTKSPVRRTARRSRRPGG; encoded by the coding sequence CTGCTCAGCCTCGGCTGGCACGCCCCGCACGAGCCGACGCTGCAGGAGTACTCCGGCCCGGCTTCGCCGTACTGGGCGTCCAAGGTGTTCGTGTGCCCGCTGGCCGACGCTGATCATCCACTGTGGAACGACGAGGAAGCGGGGACCACCGCGGACCGTGTGCTGGCTGTCCCGGCGCCCGGCTTCCTGATCCAGGTGGCCGACGGGGTGGCGAGGCTGCACAATCACGGCAGCGACCACGTCAAACCGCATGAAGGCGAGTCCGCCGAGGACGATGACCCGCTTTCCGGGCGGCTCGCGTACTCCACCAGGACCGGCCCCACGGCCAAGGCGAACACCGCCGACAACCACTTCAGCGTGGTCGTCGATGGCGGGCGCAGCGTCCGCAGGCGGATCCGGCCGCTCGGCGCGGCCGCGAACTGGGCGGCGTCCTGGCACCGGCCGGTGTTCGCCAGCGGGCCGCCGATGGTGCCGGGTCGCAAGGCCGAGAGTGTCACTGTCGCCGAGGGCGCTACGAGCTGCGAGTCCACAAAGTCACCGGTGCGCCGCACGGCGCGGCGGTCGAGGAGACCGGGTGGGTGA
- a CDS encoding DUF2264 domain-containing protein, producing MRARQRALDLLETWYRGQGWYCDGDGRAFDHHNGWAPHLYPVLDAFLAGQETHHGERLREHLDRFALPFGADGAPIHFGRSLTYRLAASAAVALGALTGHTPLSPGRSRHLIGRDVALLHRQRLGHRRRSAQPRLARPARADAAGVLRPGFAVLGVQGVRVPAGRR from the coding sequence ATGCGTGCGCGGCAGCGGGCGTTGGATCTGCTGGAGACGTGGTACCGCGGGCAAGGGTGGTACTGCGACGGCGACGGGCGGGCGTTCGACCACCACAACGGCTGGGCACCGCACCTCTACCCCGTGCTCGACGCCTTCCTCGCCGGGCAGGAGACCCACCACGGCGAACGGCTGCGCGAGCACCTGGACCGCTTCGCCCTGCCGTTCGGCGCCGACGGTGCACCGATCCATTTCGGACGGTCGCTGACCTACCGGCTCGCCGCCTCGGCCGCGGTCGCGCTCGGCGCGCTCACCGGTCACACACCGCTGTCGCCCGGCCGGTCGCGCCACCTGATCGGCCGGGACGTTGCACTACTTCACCGGCAGCGGCTCGGTCACCGGCGACGGTCTGCTCAGCCTCGGCTGGCACGCCCCGCACGAGCCGACGCTGCAGGAGTACTCCGGCCCGGCTTCGCCGTACTGGGCGTCCAAGGTGTTCGTGTGCCCGCTGGCCGACGCTGA
- a CDS encoding DUF2264 domain-containing protein — protein sequence MYTREHWVSMADRLLEAAWRWATPDGALLGLPGQPSRSGVLSDGLEGYARTFLAAAFRVAGTQDDSHGWVGRYADGLVAGTDGAWPRIRGHDVFGRPMVESASIALGLRLTRLWLWLWLWLWLWLWLWDKLDSAVQDRAEAWLRDALVNVPAPNNWYLFPYAVAGFLGVRRAW from the coding sequence GCGGATCGGTTGCTGGAGGCGGCTTGGCGGTGGGCGACGCCGGACGGCGCCTTGCTCGGCCTGCCCGGCCAACCGTCCCGCAGCGGGGTGCTGTCCGACGGGCTCGAGGGGTACGCCAGGACGTTCCTCGCCGCTGCCTTCCGGGTCGCCGGGACGCAGGACGACTCGCACGGGTGGGTGGGGCGGTACGCCGACGGGCTCGTGGCCGGCACGGACGGCGCCTGGCCGCGGATCCGGGGGCACGACGTGTTCGGCCGGCCGATGGTCGAGTCGGCTTCGATCGCGCTCGGGTTGCGGCTCACGCGGCTGTGGCTGTGGCTGTGGCTGTGGCTGTGGCTGTGGCTGTGGCTGTGGGACAAGCTTGATTCGGCTGTTCAGGACCGTGCCGAGGCGTGGTTGCGGGACGCGTTGGTCAACGTGCCCGCGCCCAACAACTGGTATCTCTTTCCCTACGCCGTCGCAGGGTTCCTGGGAGTCCGTCGGGCGTGGTGA